One genomic segment of Natronospira proteinivora includes these proteins:
- a CDS encoding 5-(carboxyamino)imidazole ribonucleotide synthase — MSIGIIGAGQLGRMMALAGYPLGLRFTFLDKSKDTPGAQVGDIVLGDFMQAEDIRRLAGEVELLTYDVENVPVQALREAAGDTPVHPAPAILEAAQDRLDEKQAFARHGIETAPYRPVDSKEALETAIEALGMPAVLKRRRLGYDGRGQHFIRAAADIETAWEALKGAPLILEGFVDFDREVSLIGVRNRSGETAFYPLSENSHEDGILRLSVAPAGQPALQSEAETQLKALMEDHGYAGILTVEYFEKDGRLIANEMAPRVHNSGHWTIEGAATSQFENHLRGILDLPLGSTRPRGHAAMINCLGRMPALEPVIRFADTHYHDYGKSPRPRRKLGHITVVRDDRASLDAVITELMPLIKAAEGGE; from the coding sequence ATGAGCATCGGCATTATCGGTGCCGGCCAGTTGGGCCGGATGATGGCATTGGCGGGCTACCCACTGGGCCTGCGCTTCACCTTCCTGGACAAGAGCAAGGACACCCCCGGCGCCCAGGTGGGCGATATCGTGTTGGGTGACTTCATGCAGGCGGAAGACATCCGCCGCCTGGCCGGGGAAGTGGAACTGCTCACCTACGATGTGGAAAACGTGCCGGTGCAGGCCCTGCGGGAAGCCGCCGGGGATACCCCTGTGCATCCAGCACCGGCCATCCTCGAGGCCGCCCAGGACCGCCTGGATGAGAAACAGGCCTTTGCCCGCCACGGGATCGAGACCGCACCCTACCGCCCGGTGGACAGCAAGGAAGCCCTCGAGACCGCGATTGAAGCCCTGGGCATGCCGGCGGTACTCAAACGCCGCCGCCTGGGCTATGACGGTCGCGGTCAGCATTTCATTCGTGCCGCCGCCGATATCGAGACCGCGTGGGAAGCCCTGAAGGGCGCGCCCCTGATCCTGGAAGGCTTTGTGGATTTTGACCGGGAAGTCTCATTGATCGGTGTTCGCAACCGGTCCGGTGAGACGGCCTTCTACCCCTTGAGCGAAAACAGCCACGAGGACGGCATTCTGCGTCTGTCCGTGGCCCCGGCGGGACAGCCGGCCCTTCAATCCGAGGCCGAAACCCAGCTCAAGGCGCTGATGGAAGACCACGGCTATGCGGGCATTCTCACGGTGGAATATTTTGAAAAGGATGGCCGCCTGATCGCCAATGAGATGGCCCCTCGGGTGCACAATTCAGGGCATTGGACCATTGAGGGCGCGGCCACCAGTCAATTTGAAAACCACCTGCGCGGGATTCTGGATTTACCCCTGGGCTCTACCCGGCCCCGTGGCCATGCGGCCATGATCAATTGCCTGGGCCGGATGCCGGCACTGGAGCCGGTGATCCGCTTCGCCGACACCCATTACCACGATTACGGCAAATCCCCCCGCCCCCGGCGCAAACTGGGCCACATCACGGTGGTGCGGGATGATCGGGCATCACTGGATGCGGTGATCACTGAATTGATGCCCCTGATCAAAGCCGCCGAGGGCGGAGAATAG
- a CDS encoding circularly permuted type 2 ATP-grasp protein codes for MSIDWKAYDPGHFYDELISSPGYPRAAARELCKRLRRLSDEELMERRDAAELAIIVMGITFTVYTEGGSIDRAWPFDIIPRIIPRKEWEHTEAGLKQRVQALNHFIHDIYHDQKIIKDGVFPQALLDSSKNFRPECVGVNPPLDTWAHICGSDLIRDADGRFYVLEDNLRVPSGVSYMLENRHVMKRTFPEVFEHQNILPVDDYPAQLFDMLASMSPRPQDYPVVTVLSPGIYNSAYFEHAYLAQQMGAELVEGRDLMVGKDDCVYMRTIEGLTRVDVIYRRIDDLFLDPEVFEPNSLLGVPGLMRAWRAGNVALANAPGAGVADDKVVYAHVPDMIRYYLDAEPILDNVPTYVCHDEKQREYVLANLDKLVVKPANESGGYGMLMGPSASKAEREEFAELIQANPRNFIAQPLINLSTTPTIDGQGKVAPRHVDLRPFILSGQEINVTTGGLTRVALKKGSYVVNSSQGGGSKDTWIVDAETKPRRSHALKSG; via the coding sequence ATGTCCATTGATTGGAAGGCCTACGACCCGGGCCATTTCTACGATGAACTGATCAGTTCCCCCGGCTATCCCCGCGCTGCGGCGCGGGAACTGTGCAAGCGATTGCGCCGGCTCAGCGACGAGGAACTGATGGAGCGGCGGGATGCCGCGGAGCTGGCCATTATCGTGATGGGGATTACCTTCACCGTTTACACCGAAGGTGGCAGCATCGATCGCGCTTGGCCCTTCGACATTATTCCCCGGATTATTCCGCGTAAGGAATGGGAGCACACCGAAGCCGGGCTCAAGCAGCGGGTCCAGGCCCTGAATCATTTCATCCATGATATCTATCACGATCAGAAGATTATCAAGGATGGTGTCTTTCCCCAGGCGCTGCTGGATTCTTCCAAGAACTTCCGCCCCGAGTGCGTGGGCGTGAATCCGCCACTGGATACCTGGGCCCATATCTGCGGCAGCGATCTGATTCGGGACGCGGATGGTCGCTTCTACGTTCTGGAGGATAATCTCCGCGTACCTTCAGGCGTTTCCTACATGCTGGAGAACCGGCATGTCATGAAGCGGACCTTCCCGGAGGTGTTCGAGCATCAGAACATTCTGCCGGTGGATGACTACCCCGCTCAGTTGTTCGACATGCTTGCCTCCATGTCCCCCCGGCCCCAGGATTATCCGGTGGTCACCGTGCTCAGCCCGGGGATTTACAACTCCGCCTATTTCGAGCATGCCTATCTGGCCCAGCAAATGGGCGCTGAGCTGGTGGAAGGCCGGGACCTCATGGTGGGCAAGGATGATTGTGTCTATATGCGTACCATCGAGGGGCTGACCCGGGTGGATGTGATCTATCGTCGCATTGATGATCTCTTTCTGGACCCGGAAGTCTTCGAGCCGAATTCCCTGCTCGGGGTACCCGGCCTGATGCGGGCCTGGCGGGCGGGGAATGTGGCCCTGGCCAATGCCCCCGGTGCCGGGGTGGCTGACGACAAGGTGGTCTATGCCCATGTGCCGGACATGATTCGTTACTACCTGGATGCAGAACCCATCCTGGACAATGTGCCCACCTATGTCTGCCATGATGAAAAGCAGCGCGAATATGTGTTGGCCAACCTGGACAAGCTGGTGGTCAAGCCGGCCAATGAATCCGGCGGCTACGGCATGCTCATGGGGCCTTCCGCCAGCAAGGCCGAGCGGGAGGAGTTTGCCGAACTGATCCAGGCCAATCCCCGCAATTTCATTGCCCAGCCGCTGATCAATCTCTCCACTACACCCACCATTGATGGCCAGGGCAAGGTGGCTCCTCGTCATGTGGATCTGCGGCCCTTTATCCTCAGTGGACAGGAAATCAACGTGACAACCGGTGGTTTGACCCGGGTGGCACTGAAGAAGGGCTCCTATGTGGTGAACTCCTCCCAGGGGGGCGGGAGCAAGGACACCTGGATCGTGGATGCCGAGACCAAGCCGAGGAGGTCCCATGCTCTCAAGAGTGGCTGA
- a CDS encoding isoaspartyl peptidase/L-asparaginase family protein yields MRKKSLTMFSLPLIGLTLGLGMAACGESEQQANQQAGDERPIGLAVHGGAGTMAREDMSEEQEAEYHDALKAALEAGYTILENGGESLDAVQAAIRVLEDSPLFNAGRGSVFTSDEQIEMDAAIMDGRDLNAGALTGVRTIRNPIDLARVVMDESPHVFFSGDGAETYGEQFGLATEDPEWFETEHRREALRRAQEAETEQGEEFRSERDNKEFNLGTVGAVALDENGNVAAGTSTGGMTNKRFGRIGDVPIVGGGTYANNETGAFSATGHGEYIMRAVTLHDISSLMAYRGMSVEEAADHVVNEKLVDMGGNAGVIAIDAQGNITMPHNTSGMYRGSVDAAGNKHTAIFADD; encoded by the coding sequence ATGCGTAAAAAGTCCCTGACGATGTTTTCCCTGCCCCTGATCGGCCTCACCCTCGGTCTGGGCATGGCCGCCTGCGGCGAGTCCGAGCAGCAAGCCAACCAGCAGGCCGGCGATGAACGGCCCATCGGCCTGGCCGTTCACGGCGGAGCCGGGACCATGGCTCGTGAGGACATGAGCGAGGAGCAGGAAGCGGAATACCATGACGCCCTTAAGGCGGCTCTGGAAGCCGGATACACCATCTTGGAGAACGGTGGCGAAAGTCTGGACGCCGTTCAGGCCGCCATTCGTGTCCTGGAGGACAGCCCCTTGTTCAATGCCGGCCGGGGCTCGGTATTCACCAGCGATGAGCAGATCGAAATGGACGCGGCCATCATGGACGGGCGGGACCTGAATGCCGGGGCCCTGACCGGGGTGCGCACCATCCGCAACCCCATCGATCTGGCCCGGGTGGTCATGGATGAATCCCCCCATGTCTTCTTCTCAGGTGACGGCGCCGAGACCTACGGTGAGCAGTTCGGTCTGGCCACCGAGGACCCGGAATGGTTCGAGACCGAGCACCGCCGCGAGGCTTTGCGCCGAGCCCAGGAGGCCGAAACCGAGCAGGGTGAGGAGTTCCGCAGTGAGCGGGATAACAAGGAATTCAACCTGGGCACAGTGGGTGCCGTGGCCCTGGACGAAAACGGCAATGTAGCCGCCGGTACCTCCACCGGGGGCATGACCAACAAGCGCTTTGGCCGGATTGGCGATGTGCCCATCGTGGGCGGGGGCACCTATGCCAATAATGAAACCGGGGCCTTCTCGGCCACCGGCCACGGCGAGTACATCATGCGAGCGGTAACCCTGCATGATATCTCTTCCCTGATGGCCTATCGCGGCATGAGCGTGGAGGAAGCCGCCGACCATGTGGTGAATGAGAAACTGGTGGATATGGGTGGTAATGCCGGCGTGATTGCCATCGATGCCCAGGGCAATATCACCATGCCCCACAACACCAGCGGTATGTACCGTGGCAGCGTCGATGCGGCGGGCAATAAGCATACCGCCATTTTCGCCGACGACTAA
- the holA gene encoding DNA polymerase III subunit delta, protein MKLRPEQLDAQLKKADLPPVWLLAGDEPLLVDEAADAIRRKARECGVEERSSFIAEKDFDWQVLADASASLSLFAQKRLMELRLPTGKPGKEGGKALSEWAERPPEDTTLVVISGKLDRASRNAKWAKALEQAGVMVEFWPVPRQQLPAWVQSRMAGAGLQVTRDAARFIAERVEGNLLAAAQEVEKLRLLLGEGVVEDDTVYSAVVDSARYDPFQLADAALAGQARRAVKILEGLQGEGVEPPLLIWVLAREIRATTDMAAGLARGKRMDDVTRRVWNNRRALIQKALSRHSEAQWLHLLREAGRVDAMAKGAAPGNPWDALQRLVLAMASPKAAERLGLAA, encoded by the coding sequence GTGAAACTGCGCCCGGAACAACTTGACGCCCAGCTCAAGAAAGCCGATTTACCGCCGGTCTGGCTGCTGGCCGGTGATGAGCCATTGCTCGTCGACGAGGCCGCGGATGCCATTCGGCGCAAGGCCCGGGAATGCGGGGTGGAAGAGCGTAGCAGTTTCATCGCCGAGAAGGATTTTGATTGGCAGGTCCTGGCCGATGCCTCCGCCAGCCTCTCCCTGTTTGCCCAAAAGCGTTTAATGGAGCTGCGCCTGCCCACCGGCAAGCCTGGCAAGGAAGGTGGCAAGGCCTTGAGTGAATGGGCTGAGCGCCCCCCGGAAGACACCACGCTCGTCGTGATCAGTGGCAAACTGGATCGTGCGAGCCGCAATGCCAAGTGGGCCAAGGCCCTGGAGCAGGCCGGAGTGATGGTGGAGTTCTGGCCGGTTCCTCGCCAGCAGTTGCCCGCCTGGGTGCAGAGTCGCATGGCCGGCGCGGGTTTGCAGGTTACAAGGGACGCGGCGCGTTTCATCGCCGAGCGCGTGGAAGGCAATCTCTTGGCCGCGGCCCAGGAAGTGGAAAAGCTCCGTTTGCTGTTGGGCGAAGGGGTGGTGGAAGACGATACCGTCTATTCCGCAGTGGTGGACAGCGCCCGCTACGATCCCTTCCAGCTGGCCGATGCTGCCTTGGCCGGACAGGCCCGTCGGGCAGTGAAGATTCTGGAAGGCTTGCAGGGGGAAGGGGTTGAGCCACCCTTGCTGATCTGGGTATTGGCCCGGGAGATTCGTGCCACCACGGACATGGCCGCCGGTCTGGCCCGGGGCAAGCGGATGGACGATGTGACCCGCCGGGTCTGGAACAATCGCCGCGCCCTGATCCAGAAAGCCTTGAGCCGTCACTCCGAAGCCCAGTGGCTGCATTTGCTGCGAGAGGCCGGACGGGTGGATGCCATGGCCAAGGGGGCGGCCCCCGGCAATCCCTGGGATGCCCTGCAACGCCTGGTGCTGGCCATGGCCTCCCCCAAGGCGGCCGAGCGCCTGGGCCTTGCGGCCTGA
- a CDS encoding zinc-binding metallopeptidase family protein has protein sequence MNTFHCACGNRVYFENDRCLACKRGLGFLPDHLCQAALEGPGPVFEAHGPDGLIGHYRKCRNYSQHQVCNWMVPADSDDSFCMACRLNRIIPNLDKPGNREKWLNVEREKRRLIYDLLRLGLPFTAKRDDPRTGLAFAFMEDQEPNQEFVDADWSGGKVFTGHANGLITINILEADDAAREAMRQRMNEASRTLLGHFRHEIGHYYWDRLIQDSEWLEPCRQIFGDDRQNYSAALKRHYREGPPADWQQGFISAYATAHPWEDWAECWGHYLQITDALETAHAMDMGIPQPQDFDHLIETWTHLSITLNLMNRSMGLRDAYPFVLTNPVIDKLRFIHRLIQETASP, from the coding sequence ATGAATACCTTTCACTGCGCCTGCGGTAATCGGGTCTACTTTGAGAACGATCGTTGCCTGGCCTGCAAGCGGGGACTGGGCTTTCTTCCGGACCACCTTTGCCAAGCCGCCCTGGAAGGACCGGGTCCGGTCTTTGAGGCCCATGGCCCGGACGGTTTGATCGGGCACTATCGCAAGTGCCGAAATTACAGCCAACACCAAGTCTGCAATTGGATGGTGCCGGCTGACAGTGATGACAGTTTCTGCATGGCCTGTCGCTTGAACCGCATCATTCCCAATCTGGACAAACCGGGCAACCGGGAGAAATGGCTGAACGTGGAACGGGAAAAGCGCCGCTTGATCTATGATCTGCTGCGTCTGGGCCTGCCGTTTACGGCCAAGCGGGATGATCCACGCACGGGCCTGGCTTTTGCCTTCATGGAAGACCAGGAGCCCAATCAGGAGTTTGTGGATGCTGATTGGTCCGGGGGCAAGGTGTTCACCGGTCATGCCAATGGTCTGATCACCATCAATATCCTGGAAGCCGATGACGCCGCCCGGGAGGCCATGCGACAACGCATGAATGAGGCCTCCCGTACTCTGCTGGGACATTTTCGGCACGAGATCGGCCATTACTACTGGGATCGCCTGATTCAAGACAGCGAGTGGTTGGAACCTTGCCGTCAAATCTTCGGGGATGATCGACAGAATTATTCAGCGGCCCTCAAACGCCATTATCGGGAAGGCCCGCCCGCCGACTGGCAGCAAGGCTTTATCAGTGCCTATGCCACCGCCCACCCCTGGGAGGACTGGGCCGAGTGCTGGGGGCATTATCTGCAGATCACCGATGCCCTGGAGACGGCACATGCCATGGACATGGGCATTCCCCAGCCCCAGGATTTCGATCACCTGATCGAGACCTGGACCCACCTCAGTATTACCCTGAACCTGATGAACCGCAGCATGGGCCTGCGTGATGCCTACCCCTTTGTCCTGACCAATCCGGTAATCGACAAGCTTCGTTTCATCCACCGGCTTATCCAGGAAACCGCCAGTCCCTGA
- a CDS encoding peptidase has translation MTYCVAIRTETGLIVASDSRTSAGVDDVSVYSKMHVLPAGPDRCFVLLSAGNLATTQAVTSRIQRDRDDPDAETSIDRLSHLEDVAEYIGAVSTRVQRGPEGANQADFRPKASFILAGQIGEEDHNLFLIYPEGNYIRASEEKPFLQVGETKYGKPILDRIVEPEMSLEMAARCALVSLDASMRSNLSVGPPLELGFYHRNSFHLEPRLRYEDDDAFWRRMQDAWSRNLRQAFMDLPRFEWE, from the coding sequence ATGACTTATTGTGTCGCCATACGCACCGAAACCGGCCTGATTGTCGCCTCCGATTCCCGTACCAGTGCCGGGGTGGACGATGTCAGCGTTTACAGCAAGATGCATGTCCTGCCCGCCGGGCCTGACCGCTGCTTCGTCCTGCTGTCGGCGGGCAATCTGGCCACCACCCAGGCGGTGACCAGCCGCATCCAGCGGGACCGGGACGATCCGGATGCCGAGACCTCCATTGATCGCCTGTCCCATCTGGAGGATGTGGCTGAGTACATTGGTGCGGTCAGCACCCGGGTTCAACGGGGTCCGGAGGGGGCCAATCAGGCGGACTTCCGCCCCAAGGCCAGTTTCATTCTGGCCGGCCAGATCGGGGAAGAGGACCACAACCTCTTTCTGATCTACCCGGAAGGCAATTACATCCGGGCCAGTGAGGAGAAGCCCTTTCTCCAGGTGGGGGAGACCAAATACGGCAAACCTATCCTGGATCGCATCGTGGAGCCGGAGATGTCATTGGAAATGGCGGCCCGCTGCGCCCTGGTTTCCCTGGATGCCAGCATGCGCTCCAACCTCAGTGTGGGTCCACCCCTGGAGCTGGGCTTCTATCATCGCAACAGCTTCCATCTGGAGCCCCGTCTTCGTTACGAAGATGACGATGCCTTCTGGCGCCGCATGCAGGATGCCTGGTCCCGCAACCTCCGCCAGGCTTTCATGGACCTGCCCCGCTTCGAATGGGAATGA
- a CDS encoding metal ABC transporter permease, which translates to MSDFILFDPLFRMPFVVGLLLSVGLSLIGAYLHMRDEWLAAMGLSHIAAAGGVAALPLGIPALAGALLFAAVAALLKGLLPRASNSHYGLMLLLGWGGALMLAANTHQGEVVGEALLRGQLYFTSTPHLIAALILVVVLLASLNWLSPRLLKERFFPDYFSANRIPAWPHRLLFGALVVVAAVAGTLAMGAMSAFAMFFVPAWVAFVLVKGWRRALLLTVTLGVTAYVAAFVLSMMLDQPFGPSLTLCLVIMAGLRLFANRAARVSGDPGE; encoded by the coding sequence GTGTCCGATTTCATCCTCTTCGACCCCCTTTTTCGCATGCCCTTTGTCGTGGGGCTATTACTCAGCGTAGGCCTGTCCCTGATCGGTGCCTATCTCCATATGCGTGATGAATGGCTGGCGGCCATGGGCCTGTCCCATATCGCCGCTGCCGGCGGTGTGGCTGCTCTGCCCTTGGGTATACCCGCTCTGGCGGGTGCCTTGTTGTTTGCGGCAGTGGCGGCACTGCTGAAAGGTCTATTGCCACGGGCCAGCAACAGTCATTATGGTCTGATGCTCTTGTTGGGTTGGGGCGGGGCACTCATGCTCGCCGCCAATACCCACCAGGGGGAAGTGGTGGGCGAGGCCCTTTTGCGAGGGCAACTGTATTTCACCAGTACCCCGCATCTGATCGCAGCGCTGATTTTGGTGGTGGTCTTGCTGGCCAGCTTGAACTGGCTCTCACCCCGTCTTCTCAAAGAACGTTTCTTCCCGGACTATTTCTCGGCCAACCGAATTCCGGCCTGGCCCCACCGCCTGCTTTTTGGGGCCCTAGTGGTGGTCGCAGCCGTGGCAGGGACCTTGGCCATGGGGGCCATGTCCGCATTCGCCATGTTCTTCGTGCCTGCCTGGGTGGCGTTTGTCCTGGTGAAAGGTTGGCGCCGGGCGCTACTGCTCACCGTGACGCTGGGGGTTACGGCCTATGTGGCGGCCTTTGTGCTGTCGATGATGCTGGATCAACCTTTTGGACCCAGTTTGACCCTTTGTCTGGTGATCATGGCCGGACTTCGGCTGTTCGCCAACCGGGCCGCCCGCGTGTCCGGCGATCCCGGCGAGTGA
- the yjgA gene encoding ribosome biogenesis factor YjgA: MDDENGTGEDDRPSRSQMKREAEMRQKMGERLSELPDSTLRGLGLPDELVESLKRIRHMRRGGGLRRERQRIGALMRKIDISEVKQTLAQREAEKAAEARAFHHLEQLRDRMLAGEDEAFKTLQQAGGDQAVQQARELVHRAEQEEIRGQPPAAARALFRLVRDTLSKAG; encoded by the coding sequence ATGGATGATGAAAACGGGACGGGCGAGGACGATCGCCCGTCCCGCTCTCAGATGAAACGGGAAGCCGAGATGCGTCAAAAGATGGGTGAACGCCTGTCCGAGCTTCCCGACTCCACCCTGCGGGGGCTGGGCTTGCCGGATGAACTGGTCGAGTCGCTCAAGCGGATCCGGCATATGAGACGCGGTGGCGGTCTGCGGCGGGAACGCCAGCGAATCGGCGCCCTGATGCGCAAGATCGATATTAGCGAAGTGAAACAGACCCTGGCCCAGCGGGAAGCTGAAAAAGCGGCCGAGGCCCGGGCCTTTCACCATCTGGAGCAGCTGCGCGATCGGATGCTGGCCGGCGAGGACGAGGCCTTCAAAACCCTGCAACAGGCCGGTGGCGATCAGGCGGTTCAACAGGCCCGTGAACTGGTCCATAGGGCGGAGCAGGAAGAAATCCGGGGCCAGCCCCCCGCTGCTGCCCGGGCATTGTTTCGCCTGGTCCGCGATACCCTGTCGAAAGCAGGCTGA
- a CDS encoding alpha-E domain-containing protein, with amino-acid sequence MLSRVAENLYWTARYMERAEDLARLVNVHSNLILDLPRSVELGWEPLIAITGAEKAFAGLFEEMDERNVTRFLIADKRYPGSILSALFMARENLRSTRDLVPREGWEQVNDLYLHARQELKGGIAKRKRYDFLRGVIQRCQQLTGLLSGTMSHDEAYEFIRIGRNLERADMTTRILDVRSEDLLPRRAEDLTPFENIQWMSVLKSLTAYQMYRRNVRVRVRGADVLRYLLQDPNLPRALHHCMSQVEASLHALPRNDAPLRAVTRMKRQVQEADVPRLAETGLHEFIDDIQVDLGQIHGEISNTYFLLDRAA; translated from the coding sequence ATGCTCTCAAGAGTGGCTGAAAACCTGTACTGGACTGCTCGCTACATGGAACGGGCGGAAGATTTGGCCCGGCTGGTCAATGTCCATTCCAATCTGATTCTGGACCTGCCGCGCTCGGTGGAGCTGGGCTGGGAACCCCTGATTGCCATCACCGGGGCGGAGAAGGCCTTCGCCGGGCTTTTCGAGGAGATGGATGAGCGCAATGTCACCCGCTTTCTGATTGCCGACAAGCGTTATCCGGGCTCCATTCTCAGCGCCTTGTTCATGGCTCGGGAAAACCTGCGTTCCACCCGGGATCTGGTACCCCGGGAAGGCTGGGAGCAGGTTAATGATCTCTATCTCCACGCCCGCCAGGAACTCAAGGGGGGGATCGCCAAACGCAAGCGCTATGATTTCCTGCGCGGCGTCATCCAGCGCTGCCAGCAACTCACCGGCCTGCTCTCCGGCACCATGAGCCATGACGAGGCCTATGAGTTCATCCGCATTGGCCGCAATCTGGAGCGGGCAGACATGACCACCCGGATTCTGGATGTGCGTTCGGAAGACCTGCTGCCCCGGCGGGCCGAGGACTTGACTCCCTTTGAAAACATCCAGTGGATGAGTGTGTTGAAATCGCTGACCGCCTACCAGATGTATCGCCGCAATGTGCGGGTACGGGTGCGTGGCGCGGATGTGCTGCGCTATCTACTGCAGGACCCCAATCTGCCCCGGGCCCTGCACCACTGCATGAGCCAGGTGGAGGCCAGTCTGCATGCCCTGCCGCGTAATGATGCCCCTCTGCGGGCGGTGACCCGCATGAAGCGCCAGGTCCAGGAGGCGGATGTACCGCGGCTGGCCGAAACCGGGTTGCATGAATTTATCGATGACATACAGGTGGATCTGGGCCAGATTCATGGCGAGATCAGTAATACCTACTTCCTGCTGGATCGAGCTGCATGA
- the purE gene encoding 5-(carboxyamino)imidazole ribonucleotide mutase, with product METGKQALVGIIMGSQSDWETMQHTIETLEKLGVPHETRVVSAHRTPDLLFDYCASARDRGLKILIAGAGGAAHLPGMAAAKTPLPVLGVPVQSKALNGMDSLLSIAQMPAGVPVGTLAIGRAGATNAALLAAAMLANEHDDIRQALDDYRAQQTERVLDNPDPRPE from the coding sequence ATGGAAACAGGGAAGCAGGCATTGGTTGGCATCATCATGGGCTCCCAATCCGATTGGGAGACCATGCAGCACACTATCGAGACCCTGGAAAAACTCGGCGTGCCCCATGAAACCCGGGTCGTGTCGGCCCACCGCACCCCCGACCTGCTGTTCGACTACTGCGCCTCGGCCCGTGACCGGGGCCTCAAGATACTGATTGCCGGGGCCGGTGGCGCCGCCCATCTGCCTGGCATGGCCGCCGCCAAGACGCCGCTGCCGGTGCTGGGTGTGCCGGTTCAGTCCAAGGCCCTTAACGGCATGGACTCCCTGCTGTCCATTGCCCAGATGCCGGCCGGCGTGCCGGTGGGCACCCTGGCCATCGGTCGGGCCGGGGCCACCAATGCGGCCCTGCTGGCCGCAGCCATGCTGGCCAATGAGCACGACGATATCCGTCAAGCCCTGGATGATTATCGGGCTCAGCAGACCGAGCGCGTGTTGGACAATCCCGACCCAAGGCCGGAATAA
- the pmbA gene encoding metalloprotease PmbA produces MQDSLEVKSSTRPAELEQAVEKALAEARRQGADAAESGASVDTGLGVTVRMGEVETLEYRQDRGIGVTVFFGQRKGAANTSDLSDGAIVEAVAKACDIARFTEDDEHGGLPPADRQARDWPDLDLCHPWAISPDAAIDMARRCEDAARGFDARIDNSDGASVDTHHGVRAYGNSNGFLGSYEGTNHGMSASVLARDEQGMQRDFWYTAARLADDLQSPETVGRKAAERTVKRLGGRRLSTRKAPVLFPPSLARGLIGALVGAASGPAQYRQASWLLDAVGESVLPEWLSLVERPHLPRAMGSSPFDGEGVALSDNPLVENGRLSRYVLDSYTARQLGLESTGNAGGVHNLSLEGEACDFETLLKRMDTGLMVTELMGQGVNGVTGDYSRGAAGFWVENGEIQCPVEEITVAGNLKPMLGNIVAAGNDVDYRANVLTGSLLLEEMTIAGE; encoded by the coding sequence ATGCAGGACAGCCTTGAGGTCAAATCCAGTACCCGCCCCGCCGAGTTGGAACAGGCCGTGGAGAAGGCGCTGGCCGAGGCCCGGCGGCAGGGAGCGGATGCGGCTGAGAGTGGCGCCAGCGTGGATACCGGCCTGGGCGTGACGGTGCGTATGGGTGAAGTGGAAACCCTTGAGTATCGCCAGGACCGGGGGATCGGCGTCACCGTCTTTTTCGGCCAGCGCAAGGGCGCGGCCAATACCTCGGATTTGTCCGATGGTGCGATCGTCGAAGCGGTGGCCAAGGCCTGTGATATTGCCCGTTTCACCGAGGATGACGAGCATGGCGGCCTGCCGCCGGCCGATCGCCAGGCCCGGGACTGGCCCGATCTGGACCTCTGCCATCCCTGGGCCATCAGTCCGGATGCCGCCATCGACATGGCCCGCCGCTGCGAGGATGCTGCTCGCGGCTTCGATGCCCGCATCGATAACTCCGATGGGGCCAGCGTCGACACCCATCACGGGGTCCGGGCCTATGGCAACAGCAACGGTTTTCTGGGCAGTTACGAGGGCACCAATCACGGCATGAGTGCCAGTGTCCTGGCCCGGGATGAGCAAGGCATGCAGCGGGATTTCTGGTACACCGCCGCGCGCCTGGCCGATGACCTGCAAAGCCCGGAGACCGTGGGTCGCAAGGCTGCCGAGCGCACGGTGAAGCGCCTGGGGGGGCGGCGCCTGTCCACCCGCAAGGCACCGGTTCTGTTCCCGCCCTCTCTGGCTCGGGGACTGATCGGCGCCCTGGTGGGGGCAGCCTCCGGCCCGGCTCAGTACCGCCAGGCCTCCTGGCTGCTGGATGCGGTGGGTGAATCGGTCTTGCCAGAGTGGTTAAGCTTGGTGGAGCGGCCCCATCTGCCCCGTGCCATGGGCAGCTCGCCCTTCGACGGCGAGGGGGTGGCGCTGAGTGACAATCCCCTGGTGGAAAACGGCCGGCTCAGCCGATACGTACTGGACAGCTACACGGCCCGACAATTGGGGCTGGAGAGTACCGGCAATGCCGGCGGCGTGCACAACCTGAGCCTGGAAGGGGAGGCCTGTGATTTTGAGACCCTGCTCAAGCGCATGGATACCGGTCTGATGGTCACCGAGCTCATGGGGCAGGGCGTGAACGGTGTTACCGGGGATTACTCCCGGGGCGCGGCTGGCTTTTGGGTGGAAAACGGGGAAATCCAGTGTCCGGTGGAAGAGATTACCGTGGCCGGCAACCTCAAGCCCATGCTGGGCAATATCGTCGCCGCCGGCAATGACGTGGATTATCGCGCCAATGTCCTGACCGGTTCACTGCTGCTGGAAGAAATGACCATCGCGGGCGAATAG